A genome region from Triticum aestivum cultivar Chinese Spring chromosome 2B, IWGSC CS RefSeq v2.1, whole genome shotgun sequence includes the following:
- the LOC123047299 gene encoding uncharacterized protein isoform X1 yields the protein MRVAVVGGGVSGLAAAHELLAASRDDVRVTLYEQEESLGGHARTVAVGAGDGTGGCVQLDLGFMSFNQVTYSHMMEWLVGLGVEMERSDMSLSVSTQSDGGGGGCEWGNGNGISSLLAQKANILKISFWRMVRDIFEFKNDALTYLEDQEHNPDLDRTETLGQFIQSQGYSLLFQEAYLIPVCAGLWSSSSEGVLSLSAFFVLSFFRNHDLLQLFRYPQLPTVKARSHSFVDKVKGALESMGCRIKTSCRVKSVSSFGGAAGYRVLENDGSEETYDSVILGIHAPNALKVLGAEATHDELKILGACQCVQRDIYLHRDQNLMPRNSSAWSGWNFLGTTSRGFSFTYWLNHIQKIESVRPFLVTLNPPCVPDHVLLKWSTSLPVLSVAAAKAYLQLDQIQGKRGIWFCGAYQSHGFHEDGLKAGKAAAQGLLGKKCELLLNPKQMIPSWTEAGARLLVARFFNQYISIGNLIFVEEGGSVFSFGKACDKCSVKSVMRVHDPLFYWKVATEGNLGLAEAYINGCFSFLDKREGLLNLLLILIANRDERRNRRTTGKRGRWTPLHVIARLAHTKYFFGQASRKNTMTQSRRNISQHYDLSNEFFSLFMDKSMTYSCAIFKMENESLEAAQERKLSLLIKKAKVERGHHVLDIGFGWGSLAIQVVKQTGCKYTGVTLSEEQLKYAEGKAREAGLEDHITFLLCDYRKIPPCKYDAIISICMIEHVGHEYLGEFFACCESYLAEDGIMALQFISVPDERYEQYRRKPDFIKEYIFPGGCLPSLSRVMSAMTTSSRFSIEHVENIGPHYYTTLMCWMDNFAANRDKILALGFDEKFMRIWEYYLIFSAACMKARALGDYQVVFSRPGNRRLDQPLAKA from the exons ATGAGGGTAGCTGTGGTGGGCGGCGGGGTgagcgggctggcggcggcgcatGAGCTGCTCGCCGCCAGCAGAGACGACGTGCGTGTGACCCTGTACGAGCAGGAGGAGAGCCTCGGGGGGCATGCCAGGACGGTGGCCGTCGGCGCCGGCGACGGCACCGGCGGGTGCGTCCAGCTCGACCTCGGCTTCATGAGCTTTAACCAG GTAACATATTCCCACATGATGGAATGGTTAGTAGGGCTCGGGGTGGAGATGGAGAGATCGGACATGTCTTTATCAGTGAGTACACAATCAGACGGTGGTGGAGGAGGGTGTGAGTGGGGCAATGGCAACGGTATCTCGAGCCTCTTGGCACAAAAAGCCAACATACTGAAAATCAGTTTTTGGCGCATGGTCCGTGACATATTCGAGTTCAAGAACGATGCTTTGAC GTACCTGGAGGACCAAGAGCATAACCCTGATCTGGACCGTACTGAGACATTGGGGCAATTCATTCAGTCGCAAGGATATTCCCTACTATTCCAAGAGGCTTATCTT ATTCCAGTCTGTGCAGGCCTGTGGTCATCTTCATCAGAAGGTGTTTTGAGCTTGTCTGCTTTCTTCGTGCTATCATTTTTCCGCAACCATGACCTTCTTCAG CTGTTTCGTTACCCTCAGTTGCCCACTGTTAAGGCTCGTTCGCACTCCTTTGTAGACAAG GTAAAAGGAGCTTTGGAAAGCATGGGATGTCGAATTAAAACCAGCTGTCGGGTCAAATCAGTTTCAAGTTTTGGTGGAG CAGCTGGCTACAGAGTCTTGGAGAATGATGGTTCAGAGGAAACATACGACAGTGTCATCCTTGGGATCCATGCACCTAATGCTCTCAAAGTACTAGGAGCTGAAGCTACACATGACGAATTGAAAATTCTAGGTGCTTGTCAGTGTGTCCAAAG GGATATATACCTCCACCGCGATCAAAATTTGATGCCCCGGAATTCGTCGGCATGGAGCGGCTGGAATTTCCTGGGGACAACTAGCAGGGGTTTTTCTTTTACATACTGGCTAAACCATATTCAG AAAATTGAATCTGTCAGGCCTTTCCTGGTGACACTCAATCCCCCTTGTGTTCCGGATCATGTACTGCTTAAATGGTCTACAAGCCTTCCTGTTCTGTCTGTGGCTGCGGCAAAGGCTTATCTTCAGCTTGATCAGATCCAGGGAAAGAGAGGAATATGGTTCTGCGGGGCATACCAAA GTCACGGCTTCCATGAAGACGGATTGAAG GCTGGGAAAGCAGCAGCTCAAGGTTTGCTTGGAAAGAAGTGTGAGCTTCTGCTAAACCCAAAGCAGATGATTCCATCATGGACCGAGGCTGGGGCACGCCTTCTAGTTGCaagatttttcaaccaatatatatcCATCGGCAACTTGAT ATTTGTTGAAGAGGGAGGAAGTGTGTTCAGCTTCGGTAAAGCTTGTGACAAATGCAGTGTAAAATCTGTCATGCGAGTTCATGACCCCTTGTTCTATTGGAAG GTTGCAACAGAAGGAAACCTTGGCTTGGCAGAAGCCTATATTAACGGTTGTTTCTCTTTTCTTGACAAGAGAGAAGGCCTTCTGAATCTTCTCCTG ATACTCATTGCTAACAGAGATGAGCGTAGGAACCGCCGTACTACTGGAAAAAG GGGTCGGTGGACACCCTTGCATGTAATAGCTCGGTTGGCACATACTAAATACTTTTTCGGCCAAGCCTCAAGGAAGAACACTATGACACAAAGTCGTCGAAACATCTCTCAGCACTATGATCTT AGTAACGAGTTTTTCTCACTTTTTATGGATAAATCGATGACTTACTCTTGTGCAATTTTCAAG ATGGAGAATGAAAGCTTAGAAGCAGCCCAGGAACGTAAACTTAGCCTACTAATCAAAAAG GCTAAAGTCGAGAGGGGACATCATGTTCTTGATATCGGTTTCGGCTGGGGAAGTTTAGCAATACAAGTGGTTAAGCAAACTGGCTGCAAATACACCGGAGTCACTTTGTCGGAGGAGCAGCTTAAATATGCCGAGGGAAAAGCAAGAGAAGCTGGCTTAGAG GACCACATAACTTTTCTGCTGTGCGACTACCGTAAAATACCACCGTGCAAGTATGACGCAATCATAAGCAT CTGTATGATTGAACATGTTGGCCATGAATACTTGGGCGAATTTTTTGCCTGCTGCGAGTCTTACTTGGCTGAAGATGGCATAATGGCCCTGCAG TTCATCTCAGTTCCAGACGAACGGTATGAGCAATACAGAAGAAAGCCAGACTTCATAAAAGAGTACATATTCCCTGGTGGTTGCCTTCCTTCTTTGTCCCGTGTAATGTCTGCCATGACCACATCTTCGAGGTTCAG CATAGAGCATGTCGAGAATATTGGTCCCCATTACTACACAACTCTCATGTGCTGGATGGACAACTTCGCTGCCAACAGAGA TAAAATTTTGGCCCTGGGTTTTGATGAGAAGTTCATGCGTATATGGGAGTACTACCTCATATTCTCTGCGGCTTGTATGAAGGCACGGGCACTTGGAGATTACCAG GTTGTTTTCTCTCGCCCAGGCAACCGTCGGCTAGACCAGCCTTTGGCTAAAGCCTAA
- the LOC123047299 gene encoding uncharacterized protein isoform X2, protein MRVAVVGGGVSGLAAAHELLAASRDDVRVTLYEQEESLGGHARTVAVGAGDGTGGCVQLDLGFMSFNQVTYSHMMEWLVGLGVEMERSDMSLSVSTQSDGGGGGCEWGNGNGISSLLAQKANILKISFWRMVRDIFEFKNDALTYLEDQEHNPDLDRTETLGQFIQSQGYSLLFQEAYLIPVCAGLWSSSSEGVLSLSAFFVLSFFRNHDLLQLFRYPQLPTVKARSHSFVDKVKGALESMGCRIKTSCRVKSVSSFGGAGYRVLENDGSEETYDSVILGIHAPNALKVLGAEATHDELKILGACQCVQRDIYLHRDQNLMPRNSSAWSGWNFLGTTSRGFSFTYWLNHIQKIESVRPFLVTLNPPCVPDHVLLKWSTSLPVLSVAAAKAYLQLDQIQGKRGIWFCGAYQSHGFHEDGLKAGKAAAQGLLGKKCELLLNPKQMIPSWTEAGARLLVARFFNQYISIGNLIFVEEGGSVFSFGKACDKCSVKSVMRVHDPLFYWKVATEGNLGLAEAYINGCFSFLDKREGLLNLLLILIANRDERRNRRTTGKRGRWTPLHVIARLAHTKYFFGQASRKNTMTQSRRNISQHYDLSNEFFSLFMDKSMTYSCAIFKMENESLEAAQERKLSLLIKKAKVERGHHVLDIGFGWGSLAIQVVKQTGCKYTGVTLSEEQLKYAEGKAREAGLEDHITFLLCDYRKIPPCKYDAIISICMIEHVGHEYLGEFFACCESYLAEDGIMALQFISVPDERYEQYRRKPDFIKEYIFPGGCLPSLSRVMSAMTTSSRFSIEHVENIGPHYYTTLMCWMDNFAANRDKILALGFDEKFMRIWEYYLIFSAACMKARALGDYQVVFSRPGNRRLDQPLAKA, encoded by the exons ATGAGGGTAGCTGTGGTGGGCGGCGGGGTgagcgggctggcggcggcgcatGAGCTGCTCGCCGCCAGCAGAGACGACGTGCGTGTGACCCTGTACGAGCAGGAGGAGAGCCTCGGGGGGCATGCCAGGACGGTGGCCGTCGGCGCCGGCGACGGCACCGGCGGGTGCGTCCAGCTCGACCTCGGCTTCATGAGCTTTAACCAG GTAACATATTCCCACATGATGGAATGGTTAGTAGGGCTCGGGGTGGAGATGGAGAGATCGGACATGTCTTTATCAGTGAGTACACAATCAGACGGTGGTGGAGGAGGGTGTGAGTGGGGCAATGGCAACGGTATCTCGAGCCTCTTGGCACAAAAAGCCAACATACTGAAAATCAGTTTTTGGCGCATGGTCCGTGACATATTCGAGTTCAAGAACGATGCTTTGAC GTACCTGGAGGACCAAGAGCATAACCCTGATCTGGACCGTACTGAGACATTGGGGCAATTCATTCAGTCGCAAGGATATTCCCTACTATTCCAAGAGGCTTATCTT ATTCCAGTCTGTGCAGGCCTGTGGTCATCTTCATCAGAAGGTGTTTTGAGCTTGTCTGCTTTCTTCGTGCTATCATTTTTCCGCAACCATGACCTTCTTCAG CTGTTTCGTTACCCTCAGTTGCCCACTGTTAAGGCTCGTTCGCACTCCTTTGTAGACAAG GTAAAAGGAGCTTTGGAAAGCATGGGATGTCGAATTAAAACCAGCTGTCGGGTCAAATCAGTTTCAAGTTTTGGTGGAG CTGGCTACAGAGTCTTGGAGAATGATGGTTCAGAGGAAACATACGACAGTGTCATCCTTGGGATCCATGCACCTAATGCTCTCAAAGTACTAGGAGCTGAAGCTACACATGACGAATTGAAAATTCTAGGTGCTTGTCAGTGTGTCCAAAG GGATATATACCTCCACCGCGATCAAAATTTGATGCCCCGGAATTCGTCGGCATGGAGCGGCTGGAATTTCCTGGGGACAACTAGCAGGGGTTTTTCTTTTACATACTGGCTAAACCATATTCAG AAAATTGAATCTGTCAGGCCTTTCCTGGTGACACTCAATCCCCCTTGTGTTCCGGATCATGTACTGCTTAAATGGTCTACAAGCCTTCCTGTTCTGTCTGTGGCTGCGGCAAAGGCTTATCTTCAGCTTGATCAGATCCAGGGAAAGAGAGGAATATGGTTCTGCGGGGCATACCAAA GTCACGGCTTCCATGAAGACGGATTGAAG GCTGGGAAAGCAGCAGCTCAAGGTTTGCTTGGAAAGAAGTGTGAGCTTCTGCTAAACCCAAAGCAGATGATTCCATCATGGACCGAGGCTGGGGCACGCCTTCTAGTTGCaagatttttcaaccaatatatatcCATCGGCAACTTGAT ATTTGTTGAAGAGGGAGGAAGTGTGTTCAGCTTCGGTAAAGCTTGTGACAAATGCAGTGTAAAATCTGTCATGCGAGTTCATGACCCCTTGTTCTATTGGAAG GTTGCAACAGAAGGAAACCTTGGCTTGGCAGAAGCCTATATTAACGGTTGTTTCTCTTTTCTTGACAAGAGAGAAGGCCTTCTGAATCTTCTCCTG ATACTCATTGCTAACAGAGATGAGCGTAGGAACCGCCGTACTACTGGAAAAAG GGGTCGGTGGACACCCTTGCATGTAATAGCTCGGTTGGCACATACTAAATACTTTTTCGGCCAAGCCTCAAGGAAGAACACTATGACACAAAGTCGTCGAAACATCTCTCAGCACTATGATCTT AGTAACGAGTTTTTCTCACTTTTTATGGATAAATCGATGACTTACTCTTGTGCAATTTTCAAG ATGGAGAATGAAAGCTTAGAAGCAGCCCAGGAACGTAAACTTAGCCTACTAATCAAAAAG GCTAAAGTCGAGAGGGGACATCATGTTCTTGATATCGGTTTCGGCTGGGGAAGTTTAGCAATACAAGTGGTTAAGCAAACTGGCTGCAAATACACCGGAGTCACTTTGTCGGAGGAGCAGCTTAAATATGCCGAGGGAAAAGCAAGAGAAGCTGGCTTAGAG GACCACATAACTTTTCTGCTGTGCGACTACCGTAAAATACCACCGTGCAAGTATGACGCAATCATAAGCAT CTGTATGATTGAACATGTTGGCCATGAATACTTGGGCGAATTTTTTGCCTGCTGCGAGTCTTACTTGGCTGAAGATGGCATAATGGCCCTGCAG TTCATCTCAGTTCCAGACGAACGGTATGAGCAATACAGAAGAAAGCCAGACTTCATAAAAGAGTACATATTCCCTGGTGGTTGCCTTCCTTCTTTGTCCCGTGTAATGTCTGCCATGACCACATCTTCGAGGTTCAG CATAGAGCATGTCGAGAATATTGGTCCCCATTACTACACAACTCTCATGTGCTGGATGGACAACTTCGCTGCCAACAGAGA TAAAATTTTGGCCCTGGGTTTTGATGAGAAGTTCATGCGTATATGGGAGTACTACCTCATATTCTCTGCGGCTTGTATGAAGGCACGGGCACTTGGAGATTACCAG GTTGTTTTCTCTCGCCCAGGCAACCGTCGGCTAGACCAGCCTTTGGCTAAAGCCTAA